The genomic stretch ATCGCGGCGATCGCCACCTTCACCGGCCTGCTGTTCTACGTCACCAGCGCCGACTCGGGCGCCCTGGTCATGGCCAACTTCACCTCACACCTCAAGGACGCAGAGTCCGACGGTCCGAAGTGGGTCCGCGTCTTCTGGTCGGTTGCCACCGGCCTACTGACGCTGTCCATGCTCTTGGTCGGCGGGGTGCCGACACTGCAGAATGCGACCGTGATCATGGGGCTGCCGTTCTCGGTGGTGTTGGTGTTCATCATGCTCGGGCTCTACAAGGCGCTGCGTGTCGAGCGTGCCCTGGCCGGCAGCTATAAGAACTCTCTGCACACCGTGCTCACCTCGCGTCCCGGTTCGACGGGCGTGGACCAGCGACGCAGTTGGCGACAGCGACTGGCCCGCACCATGTCCTACCCGGGACAGCGTCAGGCGCAGCGTTTTATGCAGGAAATTGTCCGTCCCGCCCTGGAAGAAGTGAACAACGAGTTCGCCCAATCCGGAGTCATTGGCGTGCTGGTGGACGAGCCGGTCGGCAAGCTCGGCGTCAAGTCCGTGGACCTGGTGGTGCAGCATGGTGGTGAGCGCCCCTTCAAGTACCAGGTGTATCCGGTGCAGCTCAAGGTGCCCAGCTTCGCGCGGGATTCATCCACCGGGGAGCAGTACTACCGCATGGAGGTCTTCTCCCAGGAGGGCAGCCACGGGTATGACCTTATGGGCTGCACGCGAGAACAGATCATCTGCGATGTCCTTGACCAATACGAAATTCACCTCTCGTTCTTGCGAGAGCAAGAAAATGCCGACGGGCCCAGCCGGATCGCCGAGGCCACCATTCCCAAGACCGATTGGGATTCCGACTTTGAGAACGTGCAGGACACCGCGGCACCACAACAAACCCCCGAAAACCCCGAGACCACCAAGGAAGAAGCAACGCCATGACTAGCACCATCTACATCAACGGGGCTTGGGCCCCGGCAGCGCTCGGCGGAACCAGGGACATCACCTGCCCGGGCACCGGAGAGCACGTCGCTACCGTCTCCGAAGGCAGCGCCGCAGACTCAGAGCGCGCCATCGCAGCGGCGCGAGCCTCCTTCGACTCAGGTGTCTGGGCCTCGGTCCCCGCCCCCGAGCGCGGGAACTTCCTGCTGAAGGTCGCCGACCGGCTGCTCGAACGTCAGGAAGAATTTGCCCGCGCCGAGGCCCTTGATACCGGCAAGCGCATGTACGAGGCACGCCTAGACATCGAGGACATCGCCGCGAGCTTCAGGTACTTCGGCAAGCTTTCTGGCCAGGAATCGGGCCGGGTCGTGGACGCCGGGGACCCCAACGTGGTCTCGAAGATCGTCTACGAGCCGGTGGGCGTGGTCTCGATGATCACCCCATGGAACTACCCGTTGCTGCAGGCCGCCTGGAAGATCGCCCCCGCTCTGGCAGCCGGTTGCTCCTTCGTGCTCAAGCCCGCCGAGCTGACCCCCTCCACCGCCATCTTGATGATGGAGGTGCTCGAAGAACTTGGCCTGCCGGCTGGCGTGGCCAACCTAGTCACCGGCGCTGGGTCCGAGGTCGGCCCGCCACTGTCGACTCACCGCGACGTGGACATGGTCTCCTTCACCGGGGGACTGGTCACCGGGCGCGTTATCGCCGCCTCCGCGGCAGGCACCGTCAAGAAGGTCGCCCTGGAACTGGGCGGCAAGAACCCCAACGTGATCTTCGCCGACGCCGACTTCGACGCCGCGGTGGACAACGCCCTGAACGGCGCCTTTGTCCACTCCGGCCAGGTCTGCTCCGCCGGGGCCAGGCTGGTGGTGGAGGAATCCATTGCGGAGGCCTTCGTTGATGAACTGGTGCGACGCGCCCAGCTGATCCGCTTGGGCGGGCCCTTCGACGAAAATACCGAGAGCGGCCCGTTGATTTCCGCAGCTCATCTGGCCAAGGTCGACGCCTACGTGCAGGCCGGCATCGCCGAGGGCGCACGACTGCGCTGCGGTGGCCGCGCGGCCACCAATCAAGACGGCAAGGACCTGGAATCCGGGCACTTCTACCTGCCCACGATCCTGGATCAGGTCACAGGGGAGATGAGCGTAGCCCACGACGAGGCCTTCGGCCCGACGCTGACGGTGGAGACTTTCCGTACCGAGGACGAGGCCGTGGCCATCGGCAACGACACCGAGTACGGGCTGGCCGGGGCGGTCTGGACCCAGGACGCCGGACGCGCCCAGCGTGTTGCGGGGCGTCTGCGCCACGGCACCATCTGGATCAACGACTTCCACCCGTACCTGCCGCAGGCCGAATGGGGCGGCTTCGGCGCCTCCGGCGTGGGCCGCGAGCTGGGCCCCACGGGCCTGGCCGAATACCAGGAAGCCAAGCACATCTACCAGAACCTCGACCCTCAGGTCACCGGTTGGTTTGGCGCACAGGCACAGGATACGGACAGCTAGGAATGGAGAACCTCAACGTGGGCAACAACAACGCATCGACTCCTGAGACCGAATTCGACTACATCATCGTGGGTGGCGGATCTGCCGGCGCAGCAGTGGCAGCCCGGCTTTCCGAGGACCCGTCCGTCACGGTCGCGCTCATCGAGGCGGGTCCGGATGACCGCGGCATTGATGAAGTGCTGCAACTGGATCGCTGGATGGAGTTACTCGAGTCGGGATACGACTGGGACTACCCGATCGAAGAGCAGGAAAACGGCAACTCGTTCATGCGCCACTCGCGCGCCAAGGTCATGGGTGGATGCTCGAGCCATAATTCCTGCATCGCGTTCTGGGCTCCGGCCGAGGACCTGAACGCCTGGGAAACCGAGCATGGGGCCACCGGGTGGAACGCAGAAACCGGGTACCGGCTCTACAAGCAGCTGGAAAACAACGAAGATGCCGGGCCCGAGGCTCCCCACCACGGGGACTCGGGACCGGTGAAACTGATGAACGTGCCGCCGAATGACCCCTGCGGGGTTGCGGTGCTCGATGCCTGCGAACAGGCAGGAATCCCGCGGGCTACGTTTAACAACAATCAGACGGTGCTCAACGGGGCAAACTTCTTCCAGATCAACAGGTTGGAAGATGGAACCAGGTCCTCCTCCTCAGTTTCTTACATCCACCCGATCGCGCAGCGGGAGAACTTCACGCTGCTCACCGGGCGCCAAGCCAGCAAGCTGCGCTTCAACGAGGCCAAGGCCTGCATCGGCGTGGATGTTCTCGAGGGTGCCTTCGGGCGCACCACACAGCTGAGCGCCCGCCGCGAGGTCATCCTCTCTGCCGGCGCCATCGACTCGCCGAAGCTGCTGATGCTCTCGGGCATCGGCCCGGCAGCGCACCTGGCCGAGCACGGGATCAAGGTGCTCGCCGATTCCCCGGGCGTGGGCTCGAACCTGCAAGATCACCCCGAGGGTGTGATCCAGTGGGAAGCCAAGAAGCCCATGGTCACCGAATCCACCCAGTGGTGGGAGATTGGGATCTTCACCCACACCGTGGCGGGCCTGGACCGCCCCGATTTGATGATGCACTACGGCTCGGTGCCCTTTGACATGCACACGCTACGCCAGGGCTACCCGACCTCGGAGAACGCCTTCTGCCTGACCCCCAACGTGACCCGGGCCAAGTCCCGCGGCACGGTACGGCTGCGCAGTAGGGACTTCCGCGATAAGCCCAAGGTCGACCCGCGCTACTTCACCGATGAGCAGGGCCACGACATGGAGGTGATGATCGCCGGAATCCGCAAGGCCCGCGAGATCGTCTCCCAGCCGGCCATGGCCGAATGGGCCGGAACCGAGCTGTACCCGGGGCCGGAGGTGCAGAGCGATGAGCAGATCGCCGACTACATCAAACGCACCCACAACACCGTGTACCACCCGGCAGG from Paeniglutamicibacter sp. Y32M11 encodes the following:
- a CDS encoding aldehyde dehydrogenase family protein, which encodes MTSTIYINGAWAPAALGGTRDITCPGTGEHVATVSEGSAADSERAIAAARASFDSGVWASVPAPERGNFLLKVADRLLERQEEFARAEALDTGKRMYEARLDIEDIAASFRYFGKLSGQESGRVVDAGDPNVVSKIVYEPVGVVSMITPWNYPLLQAAWKIAPALAAGCSFVLKPAELTPSTAILMMEVLEELGLPAGVANLVTGAGSEVGPPLSTHRDVDMVSFTGGLVTGRVIAASAAGTVKKVALELGGKNPNVIFADADFDAAVDNALNGAFVHSGQVCSAGARLVVEESIAEAFVDELVRRAQLIRLGGPFDENTESGPLISAAHLAKVDAYVQAGIAEGARLRCGGRAATNQDGKDLESGHFYLPTILDQVTGEMSVAHDEAFGPTLTVETFRTEDEAVAIGNDTEYGLAGAVWTQDAGRAQRVAGRLRHGTIWINDFHPYLPQAEWGGFGASGVGRELGPTGLAEYQEAKHIYQNLDPQVTGWFGAQAQDTDS
- a CDS encoding GMC family oxidoreductase, with translation MENLNVGNNNASTPETEFDYIIVGGGSAGAAVAARLSEDPSVTVALIEAGPDDRGIDEVLQLDRWMELLESGYDWDYPIEEQENGNSFMRHSRAKVMGGCSSHNSCIAFWAPAEDLNAWETEHGATGWNAETGYRLYKQLENNEDAGPEAPHHGDSGPVKLMNVPPNDPCGVAVLDACEQAGIPRATFNNNQTVLNGANFFQINRLEDGTRSSSSVSYIHPIAQRENFTLLTGRQASKLRFNEAKACIGVDVLEGAFGRTTQLSARREVILSAGAIDSPKLLMLSGIGPAAHLAEHGIKVLADSPGVGSNLQDHPEGVIQWEAKKPMVTESTQWWEIGIFTHTVAGLDRPDLMMHYGSVPFDMHTLRQGYPTSENAFCLTPNVTRAKSRGTVRLRSRDFRDKPKVDPRYFTDEQGHDMEVMIAGIRKAREIVSQPAMAEWAGTELYPGPEVQSDEQIADYIKRTHNTVYHPAGSVRMGADDDEMSPLDAQLRVKGVSGLRVADASVMPALVTVNPNITVMMIGERCAELIKANG